AAGGTTTCGACGAGGAGACCGCCACCGAGCTGCAGACCCGCGCCCGCGAATATCTGGAACGGCTCGAGGCCGAGCTGGAAGCCAAGCGCAAGGAACTCGGCGTCGAGGACGCCATGAAGGATGTGCCCGGCATCACCTCGAAGATGCTGGTGAAGCTCGGCGAGAACGACGTGAAGACCGTCGAGGACCTCGCCGGCTGCGCTACCGACGACCTGGTCGGCTGGACCGAGCGCAAGGACGGTGGCGAGCCGACCAAGCACACCGGGTTCCTCGACGGCATCGAGATTTCGCGCGACGACGCCGAGGCGCTGATCATGCAGGCCCGCCTCAAGGCCGGTTGGATTACCGAGGCCGACCTCGCCAAGCCGGCCGCGGAAGCCGAGGCCGCCGAAGAACCGGCGGCGTAAGGAGATGGCTTGCGGATGCTCGCTCAGGCTGACCTCGATCTCGACGATGGCCCGCGGACACCGAAGTCCGCGACCACGCGGATGTGCGCGGTCAGCCGCGAGGTGCGCCCGATCGACGAGCTGATCCGGTTCGTCGTCGCGCCCACGGGCGAGGTGATCCCGGATCTCAAGCGCAAGCTCCCGGGCCGGGGATTGTGGGTTTCCGCATCGCGGCGAAGCGTTGCAGAAGCGGTCCGCCGTCACCAATTTAACAGGGGATTCAAGCGCGATGTCCGTGTCGCGCCGACCCTTCCCGCCGACACCGAGGCACTTTTGGTGCGCAGCGCCATCGACGCCCTGGCGATGGCCGCCAAGGCCGGCGAGGTTGTGTCCG
The DNA window shown above is from Bradyrhizobium sp. ISRA464 and carries:
- a CDS encoding RNA-binding protein translates to MLAQADLDLDDGPRTPKSATTRMCAVSREVRPIDELIRFVVAPTGEVIPDLKRKLPGRGLWVSASRRSVAEAVRRHQFNRGFKRDVRVAPTLPADTEALLVRSAIDALAMAAKAGEVVSGFGKVEDALNRGETAALIHASDGAADGIRKLDAILRQRSEKRGESPVIGTVNVLTSAELDLALGRANVIHAALLAGPASKTFLSRCQMLVRYRMADDDKTAEAARNSRA